A window of Helicobacter pylori genomic DNA:
CGATGATTTAATTGTTGCAGAGCCTTATTATGGAGAAAATTTATCTCTTTATTTCAAGAATAGCGCCAATCTTTTTGGAGGTAAAGAAAGGTTTAAGGAAAATAATTATGAGTAAAAAGATGCTCATTTATACAGAAGGACAAAGCGATAAATATTTTCTAAGTTGGTGTCTTGATGTTTGGGAATATCAAGCTCATTTTGATATATTCCCTTTAGATGGTAAAGATAAATTATTCTCAGATGAATTTTGTAAAAAAATCGAGAATATTTTAGATAATAAAAACCCAAGATACAAACAAGTGTGCATTATTTTTGATGCAGACATAAAAAAAGAGAATCAAGAAAGCGATGCAGGTTTTGATAACAAGCTTAAGTATATTCGTGAAAAACTCAAAGAAAAATCCAAAGAAAAAAAGAGTGATTTTCCAAAAGAACAGATCTTTTTATTCCCTAACAATCAAGATGATGGTGATTTAGAAACCCTATTATTAAAAATTGCTAAACACGATGAATTTCTTAAATGCTTTGAAAAATACTTAGAATGTATTAAAAGTAAAGAACATTATGAACCGATTAAAAACATAAGAAAAAGTAAGTGGTATGCCTATTTAGAAGCGCTTGGATTAGAGAATTTGACAAAGGATATTTTTGATAATAAAGGTAAAATAAAAAAACAATGTAAAGGAGAATATGAAAGACTAAAAGAAGTGATTGATTTTAACTCAAAATCTCTCATTCCCCTTAAAAAATTTTTAGAACAATTTGCAAAAAATAAGTAAAAAACAAACCCTAAAATCCAAGGTTCAATCTAATTTAAGCGGTTTTTTATTTTAAGCGGTTTTTTATCCCTCAACCCGCGCTCTTTAAAGGGAGTAACAAGTTCTCTCTTTTATTCTTTGATTTAAGAACTAGCTTAATGCCTACTTTTTTTTAAAATGTTTAACACCGCTCGCTTTCTTTAGGCTTTTTATATTACAATTACTCAAAAAATATTATTAAAGGCGTGCTGTGAAATTGTGGTTTCCTTATTTTTTAGCGATTGTGTTTTTGCACATCTTGGGTTTAGCGTTGCTTTTTATGGCTAATAACGCCTCGTTTTATGCAGCGGCGTCTATGGCTTACATGCTAGGGGCAAAGCATGCGTTTGATGCGGATCATATCGCTTGCATAGACAATACGATTAGAAAGCTCACCCAACAGGGTAAAAACGCCTATGGTGTGGGGTTTTACTTTTCTATGGGGCATTCAAGCGTGGTGATTTTAATGACCATTGTCAGCGCGTTTGCAATCGCTTGGGCTAAAGAGCATACGCCGATGCTAGAAGAAGTAGGGGGGGTAGTGGGGACTTTGGTTTCTGGGCTTTTTTTACTCATCATAGGGCTATTGAATGCGATTATTCTGGTGGATTTATTAAAAATATTCAAAAAATCGCATTCTAATGAACGCTTGAGCCAGCAACAAAACGAAGAGATCGAACGGCTTTTAACGAGTAGGGGCTTACTCAATCGCTTTTTTAAACCCTTGTTTAATTTCGTTTCCAAATCGTGGCATATTTATCCGGTGGGTTTTCTTTTTGGACTCGGTTTTGATACCGCTAGTGAAATCGCACTTTTGGCCCTTTCTAGCAGCGCGATTAAGGTGAGTGTGGTGGGCATGCTCTCTTTACCCATTCTTTTTGCCGCTGGCATGAGTTTGTTTGACACGCTGGATGGGGCGTTCATGTTAAAAGCGTATGATTGGGCGTTCAAAACCCCTTTAAGAAAAATCTATTACAATATCTCCATCACCGCCTTGAGCGTGTTTATCGCTCTTTTTATTGGGTTGATTGAGCTGTTTCAAGTCGTTAGCGAGAAACTCCATTTAAAATTTGAAAACCGCCTTTTAAACGCCCTACAAAGCCTAGAATTTACAGATTTAGGCTATTACTTGGTGGGCTTATTCGTGATAGCGTTTTTAGGCTCGTTCTTTTTATGGAAAATCAAATTTTCTAAATTAGAGGGCTAGATTAAGCCCTTAAATCATCGCCCAACAAATCTTTAAGGCTTTTGTTTGAAAAACTTGGCATAAAGGCTTTAGGGTTTGAAAGGCTTTCACTCAAATAAGCTAACAATTCCTTAATTTCGTTTAATTTTTCTTCCAAATAAGCTTGAAACGCATCCGCATTTTCTAACAAATGCAAAGGGTTATCCACAATAATAGAAAAAACTTCATCATGAATTGCAATGTTGAGCTGGGTGTCAAACAAAGGGGAGGCTAAAAACTGGCAATTTTCTACAATTTCTTGCAATTCTTGTTTAGCGATAGAAGCTTGCAAAGCGTCTTTATCTTCTAAACCCATGCTTTTATTGAAGAGTTTTTTGCAAGCGATTTGCAAGATTTGCAACGCTCCAACGCTCTCATTAATATTTTTCATGTCCCTATTGAATTGGGCGATTTGTTGGGATTTGTTTATCGCACTAGTTTTAAAATCGCTCACTTCAACATTGCCCAAATGCTTTTGAAGAGTTTTTAAAATATCCATAAAAAACCTTTTAAATAGAATTAAACACTCACAAGCATTTTTCGTTCCCTTTTTATGGAAATATTAAATAAGCCCCCAATAAGCTCAATTAAAAAAAGGTTTTAGGTATAATTAACGATCTTTTAGTTTCAAAGAGTAGAGAGATTGGATGAAAAAAATATGGCTTGTAGTGTGGGGTTTGTGTTCTTTGGTGTTTTTGAACGCCATAGAAACGATAGAAAAAGCCCCTAAAAATGCAGAGGATAGAGACAAAGCCCCCCATTTGTTGCTTTTAGCAGGGATTC
This region includes:
- a CDS encoding DUF3226 domain-containing protein translates to MSKKMLIYTEGQSDKYFLSWCLDVWEYQAHFDIFPLDGKDKLFSDEFCKKIENILDNKNPRYKQVCIIFDADIKKENQESDAGFDNKLKYIREKLKEKSKEKKSDFPKEQIFLFPNNQDDGDLETLLLKIAKHDEFLKCFEKYLECIKSKEHYEPIKNIRKSKWYAYLEALGLENLTKDIFDNKGKIKKQCKGEYERLKEVIDFNSKSLIPLKKFLEQFAKNK
- a CDS encoding HoxN/HupN/NixA family nickel/cobalt transporter; protein product: MKLWFPYFLAIVFLHILGLALLFMANNASFYAAASMAYMLGAKHAFDADHIACIDNTIRKLTQQGKNAYGVGFYFSMGHSSVVILMTIVSAFAIAWAKEHTPMLEEVGGVVGTLVSGLFLLIIGLLNAIILVDLLKIFKKSHSNERLSQQQNEEIERLLTSRGLLNRFFKPLFNFVSKSWHIYPVGFLFGLGFDTASEIALLALSSSAIKVSVVGMLSLPILFAAGMSLFDTLDGAFMLKAYDWAFKTPLRKIYYNISITALSVFIALFIGLIELFQVVSEKLHLKFENRLLNALQSLEFTDLGYYLVGLFVIAFLGSFFLWKIKFSKLEG
- a CDS encoding flagellar FLiS export co-chaperone; the encoded protein is MDILKTLQKHLGNVEVSDFKTSAINKSQQIAQFNRDMKNINESVGALQILQIACKKLFNKSMGLEDKDALQASIAKQELQEIVENCQFLASPLFDTQLNIAIHDEVFSIIVDNPLHLLENADAFQAYLEEKLNEIKELLAYLSESLSNPKAFMPSFSNKSLKDLLGDDLRA